A part of Limihaloglobus sulfuriphilus genomic DNA contains:
- a CDS encoding diphosphate--fructose-6-phosphate 1-phosphotransferase translates to MLKGNAIIGQSGGPTSVINSSLAGVIDAAIECPNIDKVLGMRYGIEGFMQENIVDLAAQDRKIIDGLRSTPSSALGSCRHKLQEEDLPVIIELLKKYNIRYVFLIGGNDTMDTIHRLEEYSRKQNYELCGIGIPKTVDNDLFGTDHTPGFPSAARYMTLSVQQAGVLARDMKRVDQFVVFQCIGREAGWLPAATALAKKSEEDAPHILCLPERPFIREKFFADVEAAYKKYGFVSIVCGEGIMTPEGRPVSASETRDKFSNVEFGAMGGASAAIGIHSMISSEFGFRGEFQITESLPMCGADRGVQLDFDEAYLCGRTAVKYAEDGKTGVMVTLERGAGQGYSCVTGEASLSDVAVRAKPMPDNFISEDGNFVTDEFIDYVKPLVGELPDYVKLSDISYK, encoded by the coding sequence ATGCTTAAAGGTAATGCGATTATTGGTCAGTCAGGCGGACCTACCTCCGTCATAAATTCATCCCTGGCCGGTGTGATTGACGCTGCGATAGAATGCCCGAATATTGATAAGGTGCTGGGCATGCGTTATGGAATAGAAGGCTTTATGCAGGAAAATATTGTCGATTTAGCTGCGCAGGACCGAAAGATTATAGACGGACTTCGCTCAACTCCATCAAGCGCTCTTGGTTCGTGCCGGCATAAGCTGCAAGAGGAAGATTTGCCGGTAATTATTGAATTATTGAAAAAGTACAATATACGTTACGTTTTTCTTATAGGCGGTAATGATACGATGGACACAATTCACCGCTTAGAAGAATATTCCAGAAAACAAAACTATGAGCTCTGCGGCATTGGTATTCCAAAGACAGTTGATAACGACCTCTTCGGCACCGATCACACCCCTGGCTTTCCAAGCGCTGCCAGGTATATGACACTCTCCGTTCAGCAGGCCGGTGTTCTTGCTCGTGACATGAAACGTGTGGATCAGTTTGTCGTCTTTCAGTGTATCGGCCGTGAAGCCGGCTGGCTGCCGGCCGCGACGGCGCTTGCCAAGAAATCAGAAGAGGATGCCCCGCATATTCTTTGTCTGCCGGAACGGCCGTTTATTCGTGAAAAGTTTTTCGCTGACGTTGAAGCGGCTTACAAGAAATACGGTTTTGTCTCTATCGTCTGCGGCGAGGGCATAATGACTCCGGAGGGAAGGCCAGTCTCGGCTTCCGAAACACGTGACAAGTTCAGTAATGTAGAGTTCGGAGCCATGGGCGGGGCAAGTGCCGCGATTGGAATTCATTCCATGATAAGCAGTGAATTCGGTTTTCGCGGTGAGTTCCAGATAACCGAATCTCTGCCGATGTGCGGTGCAGACAGAGGTGTTCAGCTTGATTTCGATGAGGCGTATCTTTGCGGACGCACCGCGGTCAAATACGCCGAAGACGGAAAAACCGGCGTAATGGTTACGCTTGAACGCGGAGCCGGACAGGGCTACAGCTGTGTCACAGGCGAAGCAAGCCTCTCTGATGTTGCCGTTCGCGCAAAGCCTATGCCGGATAACTTCATCAGCGAAGATGGCAATTTCGTAACGGACGAATTCATTGACTACGTAAAGCCGCTTGTAGGTGAGCTGCCTGATTATGTTAAACTTTCAGACATCAGTTACAAATAG
- a CDS encoding glutamine amidotransferase, whose product MKQKVLYLGDTELHMQASYLAGVMSHCGIDYDYIPSASPISISEVDGYSAYILSDYPACSEYAGAFEAIRHSVEAGAGLLMIGGWESFNSLFGSYVNTPIEDVLPVVMARQDDRLNSAFPWFLKCISHSSVTAGLDFNSEMPAVAGLNRFTSKKDAEILLEAVQYRAHLEDNEVIFSESDTTPALVLGSFGKGRTSALAFDLAPHWAGGFVDWGQKRIDACAPGGDEIQVGEKYVNFVKNLLNWIIK is encoded by the coding sequence ATGAAACAAAAAGTATTATATCTTGGTGACACGGAACTTCACATGCAGGCGAGTTACCTTGCAGGCGTGATGAGTCATTGCGGGATAGATTATGACTATATACCCTCCGCTTCTCCGATATCCATTTCGGAAGTGGACGGCTATTCGGCGTATATTTTAAGTGACTATCCAGCCTGCAGCGAATACGCCGGTGCTTTTGAGGCAATTCGGCACAGCGTTGAGGCCGGAGCGGGTCTGCTGATGATTGGCGGCTGGGAATCTTTCAATTCCCTTTTCGGTTCATACGTGAACACCCCAATAGAGGATGTTCTGCCTGTAGTTATGGCCCGGCAGGATGACAGGCTCAACAGCGCGTTTCCGTGGTTTCTCAAGTGTATATCGCATAGCTCTGTTACGGCGGGACTTGATTTCAACAGTGAGATGCCGGCAGTAGCGGGCCTGAACCGGTTTACATCGAAAAAAGATGCCGAGATTCTTCTCGAGGCGGTTCAATACAGGGCCCATCTCGAAGATAATGAGGTGATTTTCAGCGAGTCTGATACAACCCCTGCTCTTGTTTTGGGCAGCTTTGGTAAGGGCCGTACATCTGCTCTGGCGTTTGATCTTGCGCCGCACTGGGCGGGCGGCTTTGTAGATTGGGGACAGAAGCGTATTGACGCCTGTGCGCCCGGCGGAGACGAAATTCAGGTTGGTGAAAAATACGTGAATTTTGTTAAAAATCTACTCAACTGGATAATAAAATAG
- the galE gene encoding UDP-glucose 4-epimerase GalE: MNVLVCGGAGYIGSNMTAMLEAAGHTPVVYDNLSKGHREPVKEAKFVYGDLSDYDCLLRTFKNFEIEAVMHFAAFIEVGESVNDPLRYYENNFSNTRTLLRAMETAGIKKFVFSSTAAVFGTPENTPITENESKTPINPYGESKLAVEKMCGFLSQTGRLNYAALRYFNAAGAGRGSTLGEDHCPESHLIPLIIQAAMGKRDDIKIFGTDYETKDGTCIRDYIHVEDLCSAHLLALNRLDETPEQIYNLGNGTGYSVRQVIDAVKRVSGRDFRVTETSRRPGDPPVLTSDSTKAREILGWKPKTPQLEKIVESAWKWHTSRPDGYKG, encoded by the coding sequence ATGAATGTACTTGTATGCGGCGGGGCCGGATATATCGGCAGTAATATGACTGCAATGCTCGAAGCTGCGGGCCACACACCGGTTGTGTACGACAATCTGAGCAAAGGACACAGAGAGCCGGTAAAAGAAGCGAAATTCGTTTATGGTGACCTGTCGGACTATGACTGCCTGCTGAGAACCTTCAAGAATTTTGAAATTGAAGCTGTAATGCATTTCGCGGCGTTTATCGAAGTTGGAGAATCTGTCAATGATCCCCTGAGATATTACGAAAACAACTTCTCCAACACCAGAACTCTGCTTCGCGCCATGGAAACAGCAGGCATCAAGAAATTCGTATTCAGCTCTACAGCCGCGGTGTTCGGTACGCCTGAAAACACACCAATAACAGAGAATGAATCAAAAACACCAATAAACCCTTATGGTGAGAGCAAACTTGCCGTCGAGAAGATGTGCGGATTTCTCAGCCAGACCGGCCGACTCAACTACGCGGCACTCCGCTATTTCAACGCGGCAGGCGCGGGCCGCGGCTCAACACTTGGCGAGGACCACTGCCCCGAATCGCATCTGATACCATTGATAATACAGGCGGCTATGGGCAAACGAGATGACATCAAGATATTCGGCACTGATTATGAAACTAAGGACGGAACGTGTATCCGTGATTACATACATGTTGAGGACCTCTGCTCAGCGCATCTGCTGGCTCTTAACAGACTTGATGAGACCCCCGAGCAGATATACAATCTCGGCAACGGAACCGGCTACAGTGTGCGGCAGGTAATAGATGCTGTCAAAAGGGTCTCCGGCAGAGATTTCAGAGTTACAGAGACTTCCCGCCGGCCGGGCGATCCTCCTGTTTTGACATCTGATTCAACAAAAGCACGAGAAATACTTGGCTGGAAACCGAAGACGCCTCAGCTTGAAAAAATCGTGGAATCCGCCTGGAAATGGCATACCAGCCGGCCTGACGGGTACAAAGGCTGA
- a CDS encoding lipid A deacylase LpxR family protein: protein MIKTKAILTAIIVFMSVFPAAGESLNLYLQNDSKILKPNHNTDRHYTNGFKLAWVTKTPDWQLLDYFGGWAFASGAEPLRESGVYIAQDLYTPDYIDMPNMRPTPDMKYNAWLYGGFFNVRSNSEKLEYIELNMGVIGPSALGESIQKPVHEITGSPKPIGWDEQLSDEFAINLDYYIRQKLTDAYELFGYDFDILADYGLTVGSVFRHAEAGMLMRLGIIKPGELGPGRYRLPIDGTAATSKSSSYLFGRISGRGVEHNRFLTGLKEEPLTAQAQLGIVINIKDFDIKYSQTFFTDQYENQHAKDSIASLTVSWNF, encoded by the coding sequence ATGATAAAAACAAAAGCTATACTGACAGCGATAATTGTGTTTATGAGCGTATTTCCCGCCGCAGGGGAATCACTCAACCTTTATCTCCAGAATGACAGCAAAATCCTAAAGCCCAACCACAATACCGACCGGCATTATACCAATGGTTTCAAACTGGCATGGGTAACGAAAACGCCTGACTGGCAATTGCTGGATTACTTCGGCGGCTGGGCATTCGCCTCTGGAGCCGAGCCTCTCAGAGAGTCGGGAGTTTATATTGCCCAAGACCTATATACCCCCGACTATATTGACATGCCGAACATGCGGCCTACGCCTGATATGAAGTATAATGCCTGGCTCTACGGCGGTTTTTTTAATGTCCGCTCAAACTCAGAAAAACTCGAATATATCGAGCTGAATATGGGTGTAATAGGCCCGTCAGCTCTGGGCGAATCCATACAGAAACCTGTTCATGAAATCACCGGCTCCCCGAAGCCGATAGGCTGGGACGAGCAGCTTTCAGATGAATTCGCTATAAATCTCGACTATTATATCCGGCAAAAGCTCACAGATGCTTATGAACTCTTTGGTTACGACTTTGATATTCTCGCTGATTACGGGCTTACCGTCGGCTCTGTGTTCAGACATGCCGAGGCGGGAATGCTTATGCGGCTTGGAATCATCAAACCGGGCGAGCTGGGGCCGGGCAGGTATCGGCTGCCGATAGACGGCACGGCCGCGACATCTAAGAGCTCGTCATATCTATTCGGCAGAATTTCCGGCAGAGGTGTCGAGCATAACAGGTTTCTAACCGGCCTCAAAGAAGAACCCCTCACTGCCCAGGCCCAGTTGGGTATCGTCATAAACATAAAGGACTTCGACATTAAATACTCCCAGACATTCTTCACAGACCAGTACGAGAATCAGCACGCAAAAGACAGTATCGCCAGTCTGACTGTTTCCTGGAATTTCTGA
- a CDS encoding methylenetetrahydrofolate reductase C-terminal domain-containing protein: MSGKRLSQALKTRDKFVIVTELCSGPNCNLAPINKFMEAFRNSNGLDIPDEFDYVGITNPQSPGGVANIDPDVILAHLRQNDLLGELDFIPHLSCKDYNSDALVSRLYGYRASGIESILALTGDKPTVAQGVFDLESIGLLNKMRELNNESYIKAKPDGLEKVNTFFAGAAVSPFKYTEASQMQQYFKMEKKIRAGAEFLITQVGWDWRKSAELMRYLKDENLDTPVLGNVYFLSTLTPAPRLMHDRKLPGCFVSDEFFKKIISESVEDHIERAAQQVAMYKSIGAAGIDLGGVEDYQTFIKILKRAAEIGESWEAYKDNLCWPAKKSWYLYYETGEKVQLSKPKRKFRQKNFDFMHEHIINPESTVGKCLKSTMQVCGMDKAKGFCYSAFNGIEKPIKYWLFECEECGDCYLPENFSYCTIGGCEKGLDNAPCGDSTEDGYCCNNLDRICIGEYIYKAAAATEGGLEKLRARSNKPRMPELEHSASIVNYILSKDHTVKCPIINIGEMVHASIPNTGEVMKALHKLDNWDTANSRELEYIHSLIDQQARDGADYIAINLDAFGEDDPQLTAELMKKYVRLVRKWSHGVPACIDSSDDNVLKAGLAEWYNTKQKVGVPLINSIKEHTIDEIMPLKKDYKFKFIGLLVADEKQVTSDDPIGELFKIAEKIFDAAVNRYGFKPDDIFFDTTVFPLAIDMPMMPGQSGFTYRAFETIKRIKTHPQMKDCHCSLGVTNSVRDLPGRKIGVARAYVEVAMRYGLDAGIVNPSHKFGLKPADPELVKLVEAFAKIDGDSENLNEAMKLMGEFCSNNRKAVK, translated from the coding sequence ATGAGCGGCAAGAGACTTAGCCAGGCACTCAAAACGAGAGATAAGTTTGTTATTGTCACTGAGTTATGCAGCGGCCCCAACTGCAATCTCGCACCTATAAACAAATTCATGGAGGCATTCAGAAACTCCAACGGGCTTGATATCCCGGACGAATTCGACTATGTCGGCATCACCAACCCTCAAAGCCCCGGCGGCGTTGCGAACATCGACCCCGATGTTATCCTGGCACATCTTCGCCAGAACGATTTGCTGGGGGAGCTGGATTTCATTCCGCACCTGAGCTGTAAAGACTACAACTCCGATGCCCTGGTCAGCCGGCTCTACGGCTACCGTGCCAGCGGCATTGAGAGCATACTGGCCCTTACCGGCGACAAACCGACCGTCGCTCAGGGCGTTTTTGACCTGGAATCTATCGGCCTGCTGAACAAGATGCGTGAGCTGAACAACGAATCATACATCAAAGCCAAACCCGACGGCCTGGAGAAGGTTAACACGTTTTTTGCCGGCGCGGCAGTCTCTCCGTTTAAATACACAGAAGCCTCACAGATGCAGCAGTATTTCAAGATGGAAAAGAAAATCCGCGCAGGGGCAGAATTCCTGATTACGCAGGTCGGCTGGGACTGGCGAAAATCCGCCGAGCTTATGCGGTATCTCAAAGACGAAAACCTCGATACCCCGGTGCTGGGCAACGTGTATTTCCTGAGCACTCTTACTCCTGCGCCGCGTCTTATGCACGATAGAAAACTGCCGGGCTGTTTTGTCAGCGACGAATTCTTCAAGAAAATCATCAGTGAATCAGTCGAAGACCACATTGAACGCGCTGCCCAGCAGGTTGCCATGTACAAATCAATCGGAGCCGCGGGAATTGATCTTGGCGGAGTAGAAGACTATCAGACGTTCATCAAGATACTAAAACGTGCGGCGGAGATTGGCGAGAGCTGGGAGGCTTACAAAGATAACCTCTGCTGGCCGGCCAAGAAAAGCTGGTACCTCTACTACGAAACAGGCGAGAAAGTCCAGCTGTCAAAGCCCAAACGTAAATTCCGCCAGAAAAACTTTGATTTCATGCACGAGCATATAATCAACCCCGAATCTACAGTTGGAAAGTGCCTCAAATCAACCATGCAAGTCTGCGGAATGGACAAGGCCAAGGGCTTCTGTTATTCCGCTTTCAACGGAATTGAAAAGCCGATAAAGTACTGGCTTTTTGAATGCGAGGAATGCGGCGACTGCTACCTGCCCGAGAACTTCAGCTACTGCACCATCGGCGGCTGCGAAAAAGGTCTCGACAACGCACCCTGCGGCGACAGCACAGAAGACGGATACTGCTGCAATAACCTTGACAGAATTTGTATTGGCGAATATATTTACAAAGCCGCGGCTGCCACCGAGGGCGGACTGGAAAAACTCAGGGCCAGGTCAAACAAGCCGCGAATGCCCGAGCTGGAACACAGCGCTTCAATTGTTAATTATATTTTGTCAAAGGATCATACAGTGAAATGCCCGATAATAAACATAGGCGAAATGGTGCACGCTTCTATCCCCAATACCGGCGAGGTAATGAAAGCCCTTCACAAGCTGGATAACTGGGATACCGCCAACAGCCGCGAGCTTGAGTACATTCATTCTCTGATTGACCAGCAGGCACGAGACGGCGCCGACTACATCGCGATCAACCTTGACGCTTTCGGGGAAGATGACCCGCAGCTGACAGCCGAGCTTATGAAAAAGTACGTCCGTCTCGTTCGCAAATGGAGCCACGGAGTGCCGGCATGTATCGACAGCAGCGATGATAATGTTCTAAAGGCGGGGCTGGCTGAATGGTACAACACGAAGCAGAAAGTGGGCGTGCCGCTGATCAACTCAATAAAGGAACACACTATTGACGAGATTATGCCGCTGAAAAAGGATTACAAATTCAAGTTTATCGGCCTGCTGGTTGCGGATGAGAAACAGGTGACCAGTGATGACCCGATCGGAGAGCTCTTCAAGATAGCAGAAAAGATTTTCGATGCCGCCGTGAACCGCTACGGATTCAAGCCGGATGATATTTTCTTCGATACAACAGTATTCCCGCTGGCGATAGATATGCCGATGATGCCGGGCCAAAGCGGCTTTACATACAGGGCATTCGAGACCATCAAGCGGATTAAAACGCATCCGCAGATGAAAGACTGCCACTGCTCTCTGGGAGTTACCAACTCTGTGCGAGACCTGCCGGGCAGAAAAATCGGTGTTGCCCGTGCTTATGTTGAAGTGGCTATGCGGTACGGACTGGACGCGGGCATAGTGAACCCGTCTCACAAATTTGGGCTTAAGCCCGCTGATCCTGAGCTGGTGAAACTCGTAGAGGCATTCGCGAAAATTGACGGAGACTCTGAAAACCTCAACGAAGCGATGAAACTGATGGGCGAGTTCTGCTCTAATAATAGAAAGGCGGTTAAATAA
- a CDS encoding alpha/beta fold hydrolase, whose amino-acid sequence MTSDIKNDIVFYRMNGITGTLRSCAADTLVIEPEGAAAKASVFFIHGLAENCCRHIQFAVELAKNGYQAVLFDLPGHGWDSGDARDLLWLAQGCIAVDEPQDLAVFLKIYAAQYRAAAESVMRQNYQKLKRLSMEDNLQFVRNIIESHRQGGADQPYFIAGHSMGGLLAAETARRIAIQGDDALKGVLLLSPAIRAVNPPHSSGFTRFIENAAWKMKPCRGMCRFLTVLTRLSRVKMDIRWSFSHLSDLEFEPDVQAADPLLRKDLPAAYLLAIYELMQDFRKYSDSYPRDIALFAALDDKLVNGQEAADFGKKVQKNRGEKVNMVFQYPDFWPHELLRSSKKAEITSHVLDFLRQHCNA is encoded by the coding sequence ATGACATCTGATATAAAAAATGACATTGTCTTTTACCGTATGAACGGCATCACAGGCACACTCCGCAGCTGTGCAGCGGACACACTGGTTATCGAGCCGGAGGGAGCCGCCGCCAAAGCAAGCGTGTTTTTTATACACGGGCTTGCTGAGAACTGCTGCCGGCATATACAATTCGCGGTAGAGCTCGCGAAAAACGGGTATCAAGCTGTATTGTTCGATCTGCCCGGCCACGGCTGGGACAGCGGAGACGCCCGTGACCTGCTATGGCTGGCGCAGGGCTGCATCGCTGTTGATGAGCCGCAGGATCTGGCGGTTTTCCTCAAGATTTACGCGGCGCAGTACCGCGCCGCGGCAGAGTCAGTAATGCGGCAGAACTATCAGAAACTCAAGCGGCTGAGCATGGAGGATAACCTTCAGTTTGTCCGCAATATCATTGAGTCTCACCGGCAGGGCGGCGCAGATCAGCCGTATTTTATCGCCGGCCACAGCATGGGAGGGCTGCTCGCGGCAGAGACCGCACGTCGGATAGCAATTCAGGGCGACGATGCTTTGAAGGGGGTTCTCCTGCTTAGCCCGGCGATTCGGGCTGTAAACCCGCCGCACAGTTCCGGCTTCACCAGGTTTATTGAAAATGCCGCGTGGAAAATGAAGCCGTGCCGCGGCATGTGCCGGTTTCTAACCGTGCTGACCAGACTTTCACGTGTAAAAATGGATATCCGCTGGTCTTTCAGTCATTTAAGCGATCTGGAGTTTGAGCCCGATGTTCAGGCGGCAGACCCTCTGCTGCGTAAAGACCTGCCGGCGGCGTATCTATTGGCAATATATGAATTGATGCAGGATTTTCGAAAATACTCGGATTCTTATCCAAGGGATATCGCACTCTTCGCGGCACTCGACGATAAACTTGTCAATGGGCAGGAGGCGGCTGACTTCGGCAAAAAAGTCCAGAAAAATCGCGGCGAAAAAGTGAACATGGTTTTTCAATATCCAGATTTCTGGCCGCATGAACTGCTTCGTTCGTCAAAAAAGGCTGAAATAACGTCTCATGTTCTTGATTTTCTGCGTCAGCATTGTAATGCATAA
- a CDS encoding ArsR/SmtB family transcription factor: protein MDTAKMQIYQLKAQIIQAAAHPIRLAVIEYLADGEQCVCDIVDYVGAQRSNVSRHLSVMLRAGVLDCRKDGLKMMYSLKTPCIVKFLSCVEQALKERIEGQAAILSKME from the coding sequence ATGGACACAGCAAAAATGCAGATATATCAGTTGAAGGCCCAGATTATTCAGGCCGCGGCGCATCCTATCAGGCTGGCTGTCATTGAATACCTTGCCGACGGGGAGCAGTGCGTATGTGATATCGTGGACTATGTCGGCGCTCAAAGGTCCAACGTGTCAAGGCATTTATCTGTCATGCTCCGTGCCGGCGTTTTAGACTGCCGTAAAGATGGGCTCAAAATGATGTATTCGCTCAAGACACCGTGTATTGTCAAGTTCCTCAGCTGCGTAGAGCAGGCATTGAAAGAGCGGATTGAAGGGCAGGCTGCTATTTTGAGTAAAATGGAATAA
- a CDS encoding permease, which yields MNWKNEWKKLAAIAAVFLACFYLPVGIKRFDNAIMESLHLVKWYAQEHVLLCLIPAFFIAGAISVFVSQASVMKYLGAKANKILAYGVASVSGTILAVCSCTILPLFAGIYRMGAGLGPATAFLYSGPAINVLAIILTARILGLELGIARAVGAVLFSVVIGLIMHFIYRKEELDKANGQMAMPEPEVSRPLWKNAVFFAVMIGVLVFANWGAPNDFYFETAEGNTFRAAVMQAPQHGSEEGFYVVKIAGGDKAGQQAEIPVADIVSKEAVPGFWTSIWESKWIITSVFAIALALVLVLWFSIPLWKVLTAAVPAAVLAFALPIDGMMVMIPFTAAVIGLSWATSTTKGEAEEWFSSTWTFAKQILPLLFFGVIIAGALLGRPGNEGLIPSQWVARAVGGNSLWANLFASVAGAFMYFATLTEVPILQGLIGAGMGKGPALALLLAGPALSLPNMLVIRSVMGTQKTVVFVLLVIVMATISGVFFGAFF from the coding sequence ATGAACTGGAAAAATGAGTGGAAAAAGTTAGCGGCTATTGCTGCGGTTTTTCTGGCATGTTTTTATCTGCCGGTGGGCATCAAAAGATTTGATAATGCAATTATGGAATCGCTGCACCTGGTCAAATGGTACGCACAGGAGCATGTTCTGTTGTGCCTGATTCCGGCGTTTTTTATAGCCGGAGCGATTTCCGTGTTTGTCAGCCAGGCATCCGTGATGAAATATCTCGGTGCCAAGGCGAATAAAATCCTCGCCTACGGCGTGGCTTCGGTTTCAGGGACAATACTGGCTGTCTGCTCCTGCACAATCCTGCCGCTTTTTGCCGGCATATACCGCATGGGCGCCGGCCTGGGACCGGCTACGGCGTTTTTGTATTCAGGCCCTGCTATAAATGTACTTGCAATTATCCTCACCGCCCGGATTCTGGGTTTAGAGCTGGGTATCGCCCGTGCCGTCGGTGCGGTCCTGTTCAGTGTTGTTATCGGGCTTATCATGCATTTTATATACCGCAAAGAAGAGTTAGACAAAGCCAACGGCCAGATGGCTATGCCCGAGCCGGAGGTTAGCCGGCCGCTGTGGAAAAACGCGGTGTTTTTTGCCGTCATGATTGGCGTTCTCGTATTTGCTAACTGGGGAGCTCCCAATGATTTCTATTTTGAAACCGCTGAAGGCAATACGTTCAGAGCCGCAGTCATGCAGGCTCCCCAGCACGGCAGCGAAGAAGGTTTTTATGTTGTCAAGATTGCCGGCGGCGACAAAGCCGGTCAACAGGCAGAGATTCCCGTTGCGGATATAGTAAGCAAAGAAGCTGTACCGGGATTCTGGACGAGCATCTGGGAAAGTAAGTGGATAATCACATCAGTTTTCGCGATAGCTCTGGCTTTGGTTCTTGTGCTGTGGTTTTCAATACCCTTGTGGAAAGTGCTTACAGCCGCAGTACCTGCCGCGGTTCTTGCCTTTGCTTTGCCGATAGATGGGATGATGGTTATGATACCGTTCACCGCGGCGGTAATCGGCCTCTCCTGGGCAACGAGCACAACAAAAGGCGAAGCAGAGGAGTGGTTCAGCTCAACCTGGACTTTCGCCAAACAGATTCTGCCTTTGCTGTTTTTCGGCGTGATTATCGCCGGCGCTCTGCTGGGCAGGCCGGGGAATGAAGGCCTGATCCCGTCGCAGTGGGTGGCACGTGCAGTCGGCGGCAATTCCCTGTGGGCGAATCTGTTTGCTTCGGTAGCCGGAGCGTTTATGTATTTCGCGACATTAACTGAAGTTCCCATTCTGCAGGGCCTTATAGGTGCAGGAATGGGCAAGGGCCCTGCGCTTGCGCTGCTGCTGGCGGGGCCGGCGCTTAGTTTGCCTAATATGCTTGTGATACGCTCGGTGATGGGCACGCAAAAGACAGTTGTTTTCGTGCTGCTGGTTATTGTCATGGCGACAATTTCAGGGGTTTTCTTCGGAGCCTTTTTCTAA
- a CDS encoding thioredoxin family protein: MIKIQILGTGCPKCKKLAENAEAAAKEAGIEYEIEKVTQINDIMKMGVMITPALVIDGEVKTSGKVAPPDDIKAMLV, translated from the coding sequence ATGATAAAGATACAGATACTTGGAACCGGATGCCCAAAATGCAAAAAATTAGCCGAAAACGCGGAGGCCGCCGCCAAAGAAGCCGGCATAGAATATGAAATCGAAAAGGTTACCCAGATAAACGATATAATGAAGATGGGTGTAATGATAACTCCCGCACTGGTTATTGACGGCGAAGTCAAAACCTCCGGCAAAGTCGCACCGCCGGATGATATAAAAGCAATGCTTGTCTGA
- a CDS encoding thioredoxin family protein yields the protein MNNTKKAVIVIALIAAAAVVIALKKGPDKPAAEDAGNTNSSETETVSESNITAETPVQNLPRMVDLGADKCIPCKMMKPILDELKQDYKQQFEVIFIDVWKNPDESKKYNINLIPTQIFYSAAGEELFRHEGFYSKEDILAKWKELGIDIAVNIASESN from the coding sequence ATGAATAACACGAAAAAAGCAGTAATTGTAATCGCCCTGATCGCTGCTGCTGCTGTAGTTATAGCACTGAAGAAGGGGCCGGATAAACCCGCTGCCGAAGATGCGGGCAATACAAATAGTTCTGAAACTGAAACCGTTTCTGAATCAAATATCACCGCAGAGACTCCTGTGCAGAATTTGCCCAGAATGGTTGATTTAGGTGCAGACAAGTGCATTCCATGCAAAATGATGAAGCCGATACTCGATGAGCTGAAACAGGATTACAAGCAGCAGTTTGAGGTGATATTTATCGATGTCTGGAAAAACCCAGACGAGTCCAAAAAATATAACATAAACCTTATTCCTACCCAGATTTTTTATTCTGCCGCCGGCGAAGAGCTGTTCAGGCATGAAGGCTTCTACTCCAAAGAGGATATTCTTGCTAAATGGAAAGAATTAGGCATTGATATTGCGGTTAATATCGCCAGTGAAAGCAATTAA
- a CDS encoding cytochrome c biogenesis CcdA family protein: MQEIFTQLTQAVEGAWYLAVAASFIWGILSIILSPCHLASIPLIIGFIDGQGRISTKRAFWISTVFSVGILITIGLIGAVTAAAGRMMGDVGRYGNYFVAVIFFVVGLHLLDVIPNPFSGPGQVGMKRKGMLAAFILGLIFGVALGPCTFAYMAPMLAIAFREASESMMYGVLLILAYGIGHCGVIVFAGTFTEVVQRYMNWNEKSKGAVILKKICGLLVILGGLWMIYTAP; the protein is encoded by the coding sequence ATGCAGGAGATTTTCACACAATTAACACAGGCGGTAGAGGGCGCGTGGTATCTTGCTGTTGCCGCGTCATTTATCTGGGGCATTCTGAGCATAATCCTGAGCCCGTGCCACCTTGCCAGTATTCCCCTGATCATAGGTTTTATTGACGGGCAGGGCAGGATTTCTACCAAACGGGCATTCTGGATATCAACCGTGTTTTCTGTCGGTATCCTGATAACAATCGGCCTGATTGGCGCTGTTACCGCTGCCGCCGGCCGGATGATGGGTGATGTCGGCAGATACGGCAATTATTTTGTGGCAGTGATATTCTTTGTGGTCGGGCTGCATTTGCTTGATGTGATACCAAATCCCTTTTCCGGCCCCGGACAGGTGGGTATGAAGCGTAAAGGGATGCTTGCCGCGTTTATACTCGGGCTGATTTTCGGCGTAGCCCTCGGGCCGTGTACTTTCGCGTATATGGCGCCGATGCTGGCTATCGCTTTCAGGGAAGCCTCGGAGAGCATGATGTACGGGGTTTTGCTGATACTGGCTTATGGAATCGGCCATTGTGGAGTAATCGTTTTTGCCGGCACCTTTACAGAGGTTGTTCAGCGGTATATGAACTGGAACGAAAAGTCAAAAGGCGCTGTAATCTTAAAGAAAATCTGCGGACTGCTGGTTATACTCGGCGGCCTTTGGATGATATATACTGCTCCGTAA